In Topomyia yanbarensis strain Yona2022 chromosome 2, ASM3024719v1, whole genome shotgun sequence, one DNA window encodes the following:
- the LOC131683873 gene encoding tetratricopeptide repeat protein 1 isoform X1, which translates to MDPAQGKLRQPNLADTSTSDEERFEDASSKEFNEKTVDEVVEQVTGVSVGIPPQTNTSTSSEQTEKFDDCRSDPGSDEEAHAKTDHKNEDDFIDDESQRDLEKGLTEEEKLINKAKADELKTQGNDLFKQGDFAKSATIYTEALRICPVECSAERSILYANRAAAKTKLNFKPSAIDDCTKAIEHNPKYLKALLSIIESTSRRATLYEEADKLDESLEDFKKILELDPGNVEAKAAQLRLPPKIQERNERLKEEMVGKLKDLGNMILRPFGLSTQNFEMKQDPASGSYSINFKSGK; encoded by the exons ATGGATCCTGCTCAGGGTAAACTAAGGCAACCAAACTTGGCCGACACTTCCACCAGCGATGAGGAACGGTTCGAAGATGCTTCCAGCAAGGAATTCAACGAAAAAACCGTGGACGAAGTAGTCGAGCAGGTAACCGGAGTAAGTGTAGGAATTCCGCCACAGACCAACACATCGACCTCGTCGGAGCAGACGGAAAAGTTTGACGACTGCCGGAGTGATCCCGGAAGCGATGAGGAAGCGCATGCAAAAACCGACCATAAAAACGAAGACGATTTCATCGATGATGAATCACAGCGTGATTTGGAAAAAGGACTGACCGAGGAGGAAAAGTTGATCAACAAAGCAAAAGCAGATGAACTTAAGACGCAGGGGAATGATTTGTTCAAACAGGGAGACTTTGCGAAGTCGGCCACCATCTACACGGAGGCATTGCGGATTTGTCCCGTCGAATGTTCGGCCGAGCGATCGATCCTTTACGCTAATCGAGCGGCAGCAAAAACGAAGCTAAACTTTAAGCCTTCTGCTATCGACGATTGCACCAAGGCAATTGAGCACAATCCAAAGTACCTGAAGGCACTGCTCAG TATTATCGAATCCACTTCCAGACGTGCCACCCTGTACGAAGAGGCGGACAAACTAGACGAGAGTCTGGAGGACTTTAAAAAGATCCTAGAACTGGACCCGGGCAACGTGGAGGCAAAAGCGGCTCAACTGCGGTTGCCACCAAAAATCCAGGAAAGGAACGAACGCCTGAAGGAAGAAATGGTTGGCAAACTGAAGGACCTAGGCAATATGATACTGCGACCGTTCGGACTGTCGACGCAGAACTTTGAGATGAAGCAGGACCCAGCGTCCGGGTCGTATTCAATTAACTTCAAAAGTGGCAAATAG
- the LOC131683873 gene encoding tetratricopeptide repeat protein 1 isoform X2, with amino-acid sequence MDPAQGKLRQPNLADTSTSDEERFEDASSKEFNEKTVDEVVEQVTGVSVGIPPQTNTSTSSEQTEKFDDCRSDPGSDEEAHAKTDHKNEDDFIDDESQRDLEKGLTEEEKLINKAKADELKTQGNDLFKQGDFAKSATIYTEALRICPVECSAERSILYANRAAAKTKLNFKPSAIDDCTKAIEHNPKYLKALLRRATLYEEADKLDESLEDFKKILELDPGNVEAKAAQLRLPPKIQERNERLKEEMVGKLKDLGNMILRPFGLSTQNFEMKQDPASGSYSINFKSGK; translated from the exons ATGGATCCTGCTCAGGGTAAACTAAGGCAACCAAACTTGGCCGACACTTCCACCAGCGATGAGGAACGGTTCGAAGATGCTTCCAGCAAGGAATTCAACGAAAAAACCGTGGACGAAGTAGTCGAGCAGGTAACCGGAGTAAGTGTAGGAATTCCGCCACAGACCAACACATCGACCTCGTCGGAGCAGACGGAAAAGTTTGACGACTGCCGGAGTGATCCCGGAAGCGATGAGGAAGCGCATGCAAAAACCGACCATAAAAACGAAGACGATTTCATCGATGATGAATCACAGCGTGATTTGGAAAAAGGACTGACCGAGGAGGAAAAGTTGATCAACAAAGCAAAAGCAGATGAACTTAAGACGCAGGGGAATGATTTGTTCAAACAGGGAGACTTTGCGAAGTCGGCCACCATCTACACGGAGGCATTGCGGATTTGTCCCGTCGAATGTTCGGCCGAGCGATCGATCCTTTACGCTAATCGAGCGGCAGCAAAAACGAAGCTAAACTTTAAGCCTTCTGCTATCGACGATTGCACCAAGGCAATTGAGCACAATCCAAAGTACCTGAAGGCACTGCTCAG ACGTGCCACCCTGTACGAAGAGGCGGACAAACTAGACGAGAGTCTGGAGGACTTTAAAAAGATCCTAGAACTGGACCCGGGCAACGTGGAGGCAAAAGCGGCTCAACTGCGGTTGCCACCAAAAATCCAGGAAAGGAACGAACGCCTGAAGGAAGAAATGGTTGGCAAACTGAAGGACCTAGGCAATATGATACTGCGACCGTTCGGACTGTCGACGCAGAACTTTGAGATGAAGCAGGACCCAGCGTCCGGGTCGTATTCAATTAACTTCAAAAGTGGCAAATAG